The following coding sequences lie in one Enterococcus sp. 9E7_DIV0242 genomic window:
- a CDS encoding ABC transporter ATP-binding protein gives MNNYQWIWQYARKYGSKAVLALILLLLNAGLIVVNPLVAGQIVDQVITQKKAELLVPLLGVMVGITLFRTIIRYAYQMMFERIGQNTLFELRQDMYQKLQELDFDFFNHTRVGDIMARMTGDTDAIRHFVSWVVYNILECILWFTCAVVVMGSISLPLMLALVAVTPLIFILTKNMARKAHPVFFDIRESFSRLNSMVEENIGGNRVVKAFAREAYEIEKFNTHNEDYKQQNMAAARVSGTYLPWLDGLAGSLNVIALLLGGLFVIQGKLTLGELIAFNGFLWMLNQPMRMSGWLINDAQRFSAACIKIRQMLNTEPQIPVEIRSTEEKIQGFVSFQHVSFHFSDDPNTNVLSDVSFDIQPGQTIGILGETGAGKTTLVNLVGRFYDPTEGQVLIDGKDARSYPVRQLRESISMVMQDVFLFSNTIEDNIAFGNPFAETDYIQQMAEIADAHNFISKMPEGYATVVGERGVGLSGGQKQRISLARALAKDPAILILDDTTSAVDMETESKIQKELTKLTEAKTTFIIAHRISSVREADMILMMEKGHVVEQGTHQQLIAQKGQYYEVYKKQLGIEKQEVS, from the coding sequence ATGAATAATTATCAATGGATTTGGCAGTATGCGCGAAAATACGGCAGTAAAGCTGTTCTAGCTCTTATATTACTTTTATTGAATGCAGGATTGATTGTTGTCAATCCGTTGGTCGCTGGACAAATCGTAGACCAAGTCATCACACAGAAAAAAGCAGAACTTCTCGTACCACTTTTAGGGGTCATGGTAGGGATCACATTGTTTCGAACGATAATCCGCTATGCGTATCAGATGATGTTTGAACGAATTGGGCAGAACACACTATTTGAACTGCGTCAGGACATGTACCAAAAGCTACAGGAGTTGGATTTTGATTTTTTCAATCATACGAGAGTGGGAGACATCATGGCGCGTATGACAGGGGACACGGATGCGATCCGCCACTTTGTTTCGTGGGTCGTGTATAACATTTTAGAGTGTATCCTATGGTTCACTTGTGCAGTCGTTGTGATGGGCAGCATCAGTTTACCATTAATGCTGGCACTAGTTGCAGTTACACCGCTGATTTTCATTTTGACGAAAAACATGGCAAGAAAAGCACATCCGGTCTTTTTTGATATTCGTGAAAGCTTTTCCCGCTTGAACTCGATGGTTGAAGAAAATATCGGCGGCAACCGTGTGGTCAAAGCTTTTGCACGAGAAGCGTATGAAATTGAGAAATTCAATACCCATAATGAGGACTACAAGCAGCAGAATATGGCGGCTGCGAGAGTGTCAGGTACGTATCTACCTTGGCTGGATGGTCTGGCAGGCAGTTTGAACGTGATTGCGTTGTTGCTGGGCGGCCTATTTGTGATTCAAGGTAAATTAACATTGGGTGAGTTGATCGCCTTCAATGGTTTTTTATGGATGCTGAATCAACCGATGCGAATGAGTGGTTGGCTGATCAATGATGCCCAACGCTTCTCTGCAGCATGCATCAAAATTCGTCAGATGCTCAATACTGAACCGCAGATTCCTGTTGAAATTCGATCAACAGAAGAAAAGATTCAAGGCTTTGTTTCATTTCAACATGTTTCATTCCATTTTTCGGATGATCCTAATACAAATGTTTTAAGTGATGTGTCCTTTGATATTCAACCAGGTCAGACAATTGGTATTCTAGGGGAAACAGGCGCTGGAAAAACGACACTGGTCAATTTGGTCGGGCGCTTTTATGATCCGACAGAAGGGCAGGTTTTGATTGATGGTAAGGATGCGCGCTCGTACCCTGTTCGTCAGCTGAGAGAGAGTATTTCTATGGTTATGCAGGATGTTTTTCTATTTTCTAACACGATTGAAGACAATATCGCTTTTGGTAACCCATTTGCAGAAACAGACTATATTCAGCAAATGGCAGAAATTGCCGATGCACATAATTTCATCTCAAAAATGCCGGAAGGATATGCCACGGTTGTTGGAGAACGAGGTGTGGGTCTATCCGGAGGACAGAAGCAACGGATTTCACTGGCACGGGCTTTGGCAAAGGACCCGGCTATTCTAATTCTGGATGATACGACATCGGCAGTTGATATGGAGACAGAATCCAAGATTCAAAAAGAACTTACAAAGCTGACTGAGGCAAAGACGACCTTTATTATTGCTCATCGGATTTCATCTGTACGGGAAGCGGATATGATCCTGATGATGGAAAAAGGACATGTCGTCGAGCAAGGAACCCATCAGCAGCTAATTGCACAAAAAGGCCAGTATTACGAGGTGTATAAGAAGCAGCTGGGTATAGAAAAGCAGGAGGTGAGCTAA
- a CDS encoding helix-turn-helix transcriptional regulator, with the protein MAYTNVQLFNPDILYAFDPWNDATHYSKKHAHEFMEISIILEGETDYVIEDEAIRLGPGRIMLFNPGVQHSESQAEGTYSHQLHIGINNVSLDGLPRNHFPNKKALIDLGEYHSQFLEKAWRLAQEFNDRRAEFQLMGKALVIEMLVLILRSLDQKREEIIPQTLSNSAKRKQNLVNQTIYFLENCYTEEITLEQLATTFYVSPTHLSKVFKEVTGSSPINYLIQIRLKHAKNLLESEAMTSIKEVAQTVGYEDAYHFSKLFKKYYGISPSKV; encoded by the coding sequence ATGGCTTATACAAATGTTCAGTTATTCAATCCTGACATTCTTTATGCCTTTGATCCTTGGAATGATGCCACACATTATTCCAAGAAACATGCGCATGAGTTCATGGAAATCAGTATTATTTTAGAAGGAGAAACAGACTACGTGATCGAAGACGAGGCCATTCGTCTTGGCCCCGGTCGAATCATGCTCTTCAATCCGGGGGTTCAACACTCAGAATCTCAAGCAGAGGGTACTTATTCTCATCAGTTGCATATCGGAATCAATAATGTTTCACTGGATGGCTTGCCCAGAAACCACTTTCCTAATAAAAAAGCATTGATCGATCTCGGTGAATATCATAGTCAGTTTCTGGAAAAAGCGTGGCGACTGGCTCAGGAATTCAATGATCGAAGGGCAGAATTTCAATTGATGGGGAAAGCTCTAGTGATTGAGATGCTCGTGTTGATCCTGCGAAGCCTTGATCAAAAACGGGAAGAAATCATTCCCCAAACACTCTCAAATTCTGCCAAACGCAAACAAAATCTAGTTAATCAGACCATCTATTTTTTAGAAAACTGCTACACTGAAGAGATCACACTCGAACAATTAGCGACGACCTTTTATGTCAGCCCCACTCATTTATCAAAGGTTTTCAAAGAAGTCACCGGTAGTAGTCCTATCAATTACTTGATTCAAATTCGGTTGAAGCATGCAAAAAATCTATTGGAAAGTGAAGCAATGACTAGCATCAAAGAAGTCGCTCAAACAGTGGGATACGAAGATGCCTATCATTTTAGTAAGCTCTTTAAAAAATATTACGGGATATCGCCCTCAAAGGTTTAA